In Deltaproteobacteria bacterium, a single window of DNA contains:
- a CDS encoding ParA family protein → MDRIIAVANQKGGVGKTTTAVNLSASLAVMEKKTLLVDFDPQANATSGVGVTPGQDSGNDIYRVLLGEIPIQEAIRATAIPYLHLVPSSADLIGAEIELISLSRRESRLADALRPAKDDFEVIIIDCPPSLGMLTLNALCAARTVLIPLQCEYYALEGLTSLYRTITMIREGANPGLKVEGVVLTMFDARNNLSHQVAAEARDNLKDQVYQTVIHRNVRLSESPSFGKPALLYAVSSRGAQSYLELAKEMVSRWNESPTR, encoded by the coding sequence TTGGACCGTATCATCGCCGTTGCGAACCAGAAGGGGGGGGTGGGGAAGACCACAACGGCCGTAAACCTTTCGGCCTCCCTCGCTGTTATGGAGAAGAAGACGCTGCTGGTCGACTTCGATCCGCAGGCCAACGCGACGTCGGGAGTGGGCGTGACCCCGGGGCAGGATTCCGGAAATGACATCTACCGCGTACTTCTCGGCGAAATTCCCATACAGGAAGCGATTCGCGCGACGGCAATCCCGTATCTTCACCTGGTCCCCTCCTCGGCGGACCTTATCGGCGCGGAGATCGAGCTGATCTCCCTTTCCCGCCGGGAAAGCCGGCTGGCGGACGCGCTTCGCCCCGCGAAGGACGACTTCGAAGTGATAATCATCGACTGTCCGCCATCGTTGGGGATGCTCACCTTGAACGCGCTGTGCGCCGCCCGCACGGTCCTTATCCCCCTTCAATGCGAATATTACGCGCTCGAAGGGCTGACCAGCCTGTACCGGACCATAACCATGATCCGGGAGGGCGCGAATCCGGGCCTGAAAGTGGAGGGAGTGGTCCTCACCATGTTCGACGCCAGGAACAACCTTTCCCACCAGGTTGCCGCGGAGGCCCGCGATAACCTAAAAGATCAAGTATATCAAACAGTTATACACCGCAACGTGCGCCTGTCCGAATCTCCCTCGTTCGGGAAGCCGGCCCTGCTGTACGCCGTGAGCTCCCGCGGGGCGCAGAGCTATCTCGAGCTGGCGAAAGAGATGGTGAGCCGATGGAACGAAAGCCCGACCCGCTGA
- the mnmG gene encoding tRNA uridine-5-carboxymethylaminomethyl(34) synthesis enzyme MnmG, with translation MTGFKYDYPVEYDVVVVGGGHAGCEAALAAARMGRRTLLLTINADAIGLMSCNPAIGGLAKGHLVREIDALGGEMARNIDATGIQFRQLNTSKGPAVRSSRAQADKQLYRLRMKRTLESVYGLDVKQAMVDAVLAEGGKAVGVETNLGVRFRGRTVVLCTGTFLKGLVHIGLVNFPAGRAGDFPAMKLSDSLRELGLTVGRLKTGTTPRLDGKTIDFSRTVRQEGDADPVPFSFGNKKLARPQVPCYMTWTNGATHEAIRSGLSRSPLYSGVIKGIGPRYCPSIEDKVVRFAEKERHQVFLEPEGLRTAEYYPNGVSTSLPYDIQVRMLRTIPGLEQVEIVRPGYAIEYDFVDPVQLRPSLETKAVENLFHAGQINGTSGYEEAAAQGILAGINAARKVKGEPPVILGRADAYIGVLIDDLVTKGAQEPYRMFTSRAEYRLLLREDNADLRLSGIGYRAGLLPEERYREFHRRREGLSAFLRRLEETRVTPGHPVCRVVEEAGGGAVRPGISYTELLRRPEVTAAMLISCDGDFALAEPGAAEQAELTVKYEGYIRRQEEEARKLKKYEDMQFPSGFSFESVYGLSAEVRDKLVRVRPGSIGQAQRIPGVTPAAVALLLVALKRGVAPAPPKVE, from the coding sequence ATGACCGGTTTCAAATACGATTATCCCGTCGAGTACGATGTGGTGGTCGTCGGCGGAGGTCATGCCGGATGCGAGGCGGCCCTGGCAGCGGCGCGTATGGGCCGCCGAACGCTGCTGCTCACGATCAATGCGGACGCGATCGGCCTCATGTCCTGCAACCCGGCGATCGGGGGGCTTGCCAAAGGGCACCTGGTCCGGGAAATCGACGCTCTCGGCGGTGAGATGGCCCGGAACATCGACGCGACGGGGATACAGTTCCGGCAGCTCAACACCAGCAAGGGCCCGGCTGTCCGCTCCTCGCGGGCGCAGGCGGACAAGCAGCTCTATCGCCTGCGGATGAAGCGGACGCTTGAAAGCGTCTACGGTCTCGACGTCAAGCAGGCCATGGTCGACGCCGTGCTCGCGGAGGGGGGTAAGGCCGTCGGAGTGGAGACGAACCTGGGGGTCCGCTTCAGGGGGAGGACCGTCGTCCTGTGCACCGGCACGTTCCTGAAAGGGCTCGTGCACATCGGGCTGGTCAATTTCCCGGCGGGCCGAGCCGGAGACTTCCCCGCGATGAAGCTCTCCGATTCCCTCCGGGAGCTTGGGCTTACGGTCGGGAGGCTGAAAACCGGAACCACCCCGCGGCTCGACGGAAAGACCATCGATTTTTCCCGGACCGTCCGGCAGGAAGGGGATGCGGACCCGGTCCCATTTTCCTTCGGAAACAAGAAGTTGGCCAGGCCGCAGGTCCCTTGCTACATGACCTGGACCAACGGGGCGACGCACGAGGCGATACGTTCGGGCCTTTCCCGTTCTCCGCTTTATTCCGGCGTGATCAAGGGGATCGGCCCCCGCTACTGTCCTTCCATCGAGGACAAGGTGGTGCGTTTCGCTGAAAAGGAGCGTCACCAGGTCTTCCTCGAGCCGGAAGGGCTTCGCACCGCCGAGTATTATCCCAACGGGGTGTCTACGAGCCTGCCCTACGACATCCAGGTCAGGATGCTGCGGACGATCCCGGGACTGGAGCAGGTGGAGATCGTGCGGCCCGGGTACGCCATCGAGTACGATTTCGTCGACCCCGTCCAGCTGAGGCCGTCCCTGGAAACCAAGGCCGTGGAAAATCTCTTTCATGCCGGGCAGATAAACGGCACCAGCGGGTACGAGGAAGCCGCGGCGCAGGGGATTCTCGCCGGGATCAACGCGGCGCGGAAGGTCAAGGGCGAGCCCCCCGTGATTCTTGGACGGGCGGACGCGTACATCGGCGTTCTGATAGACGATCTGGTCACAAAGGGCGCCCAGGAGCCGTACCGGATGTTCACCTCGCGGGCCGAGTACCGGCTGCTGCTCCGGGAGGACAACGCGGACCTTCGCCTTTCGGGAATCGGGTACCGCGCGGGGCTGCTGCCCGAGGAACGGTACAGGGAATTCCACCGAAGACGCGAAGGGCTGTCCGCATTCCTGCGGCGGCTGGAGGAAACGCGGGTGACTCCGGGCCACCCGGTCTGCCGGGTGGTGGAGGAAGCGGGGGGAGGGGCGGTCCGGCCGGGTATCTCCTACACCGAGCTTTTGCGCCGGCCGGAAGTGACGGCGGCGATGCTGATTTCCTGCGACGGGGACTTCGCCCTGGCGGAACCGGGGGCGGCGGAGCAGGCGGAGTTGACCGTCAAGTACGAAGGGTACATCCGCAGGCAGGAGGAAGAGGCCAGGAAGCTCAAGAAATACGAGGACATGCAATTTCCATCGGGATTTTCCTTCGAGTCGGTATACGGCCTGTCCGCGGAGGTAAGGGACAAGCTCGTCCGGGTCCGGCCGGGATCGATCGGGCAGGCGCAGCGCATCCCGGGGGTGACCCCCGCGGCGGTGGCGCTCCTGCTCGTGGCGCTGAAGCGGGGTGTTGCGCCGGCGCCTCCCAAGGTGGAGTAG
- the rsmG gene encoding 16S rRNA (guanine(527)-N(7))-methyltransferase RsmG, translated as MTALGDKELSELLAGAGIAVPEDAAAKLVRHAGEMLRWNRAVRLTAITAPREVAVKHILDSLLLLAFSPFTGRTLDFGSGAGYPGIPLAIVLPEARVVMLESSAKKCAFLSHACAMLGLRNAEVVRGRLVPGSVLPIGLFEQIVTRATLPPLEAARLLVPYLSPGGRLLLMTGPGKGEGGTDDAGGESGGEDMLPPGAAYGRRERFALPRGMGSREIREVRAK; from the coding sequence ATGACGGCGCTTGGCGATAAGGAGCTGTCGGAGCTCCTTGCCGGAGCCGGAATCGCGGTACCGGAGGATGCGGCGGCGAAGCTCGTCCGCCATGCCGGGGAGATGCTGCGCTGGAACCGTGCTGTCCGGCTGACGGCGATAACCGCCCCTCGGGAAGTGGCGGTAAAGCACATTCTCGATTCACTCCTTCTCCTGGCTTTTTCCCCGTTCACCGGAAGGACGCTGGATTTCGGGTCCGGTGCGGGCTATCCCGGCATACCCCTGGCGATCGTGCTCCCGGAGGCGCGGGTGGTCATGCTGGAATCGTCCGCTAAAAAATGCGCGTTCCTTTCCCATGCGTGCGCGATGCTGGGTCTCCGCAACGCCGAAGTGGTCCGGGGGAGGTTGGTGCCCGGGTCGGTTCTGCCGATCGGCCTGTTCGAGCAGATCGTCACGCGGGCCACGCTTCCGCCCCTCGAAGCGGCGCGCCTTCTCGTCCCATACCTTTCTCCGGGAGGGAGGCTCCTGTTGATGACCGGGCCCGGGAAGGGGGAAGGCGGGACGGACGACGCGGGGGGGGAGTCCGGCGGGGAAGATATGCTGCCGCCGGGCGCGGCGTACGGCAGGCGCGAGCGGTTCGCGCTCCCGCGGGGAATGGGCTCGCGCGAAATCCGGGAGGTCCGCGCAAAGTGA